The Actinocatenispora sera genome has a window encoding:
- a CDS encoding tetratricopeptide repeat protein, whose translation MDDWMPVRPGAPDSPVPPQSPEPPAPPAMPEQAGAPTPETGPDPAGAPAATGWVPPGPPPGPAPAPPARVSMVFGDPVAVALGNASLLGVGYCMLRRWTLAVLTDLVSVVLLVLLATAWRAVWFEVLVALWWVALVAHGWHLARRRAVPVAARRQRLVAAYLAVPVLLAVTALRVDGYLIDSALADAKRAGDCGQAGQAVDRVWFGLRFADAPLTVRTETTHRVCARLHTAAGQLGTSLATGDTRQLAAGFAGLQAVLAGYPGHEPMVRAVLTEFLGVLPKADACPAAAVTDWLRARHPDHTVLDTAAAAATRHAPPALLGCGDALVDQKSWPKALARYHQLLDQFPDSELVTKARKGIRTATLGQQLSTVRSRLSVDTGELPKYCSNPAKYEAATPYRKSHNRSLLYGNSEYVNKLPDSWSVSDAADAALVVCVGDTKLGSRVQTCPYTRLDGSGSPVWVTFYKVAIPIRAYELRTGKLVVHRTIQIGGSSCPQILSYTTYGGYDTGPDTAQYVTPSRSGVRAAFRSALHP comes from the coding sequence ATGGACGACTGGATGCCGGTACGACCGGGCGCGCCGGACTCGCCGGTGCCGCCGCAGTCACCGGAGCCGCCGGCGCCGCCCGCGATGCCGGAACAGGCGGGCGCACCGACGCCGGAGACGGGACCGGACCCGGCCGGTGCACCGGCGGCGACGGGGTGGGTGCCGCCCGGGCCACCGCCGGGTCCGGCGCCGGCGCCGCCGGCGCGGGTGTCGATGGTGTTCGGTGATCCGGTGGCGGTCGCGCTCGGGAACGCGTCACTGCTCGGCGTCGGGTACTGCATGCTCCGCCGGTGGACGCTCGCGGTGCTGACCGACCTGGTCTCCGTCGTACTGCTGGTCCTGCTGGCGACCGCGTGGCGCGCGGTGTGGTTCGAGGTGCTGGTGGCGCTGTGGTGGGTGGCGCTGGTCGCGCACGGCTGGCACCTGGCCCGGCGGCGCGCGGTGCCGGTCGCGGCCCGGCGGCAACGCCTGGTCGCGGCCTACCTCGCGGTACCGGTGCTGCTCGCGGTCACGGCGCTGCGGGTCGACGGGTACCTGATCGACTCGGCGCTGGCCGATGCGAAGCGGGCCGGCGACTGCGGCCAGGCCGGCCAGGCGGTCGACCGGGTGTGGTTCGGGCTGCGGTTCGCGGACGCCCCGCTGACCGTGCGCACCGAGACCACGCACCGGGTGTGCGCCCGGCTGCACACCGCGGCCGGCCAGCTGGGCACCTCGCTCGCCACCGGTGACACCCGGCAGCTCGCCGCCGGGTTCGCCGGGCTGCAGGCGGTGCTGGCCGGGTACCCGGGGCACGAGCCGATGGTGCGCGCGGTGCTGACCGAGTTCCTCGGCGTGCTGCCGAAGGCCGACGCGTGCCCGGCGGCGGCGGTGACCGACTGGCTGCGGGCCCGGCACCCCGACCACACGGTGCTCGACACCGCCGCCGCGGCTGCCACCCGCCACGCGCCGCCGGCACTGCTCGGCTGCGGCGACGCGCTGGTCGACCAGAAGTCCTGGCCGAAGGCGCTCGCCCGGTACCACCAGCTGCTCGACCAGTTCCCGGACAGCGAGCTGGTTACCAAGGCGCGCAAGGGAATCCGCACCGCGACGCTGGGCCAGCAGCTGTCCACCGTCCGGTCCCGGTTGTCCGTCGACACCGGCGAGCTGCCGAAGTACTGCTCGAACCCGGCGAAGTACGAGGCGGCCACGCCGTACCGCAAGTCGCACAACAGGTCGCTGCTGTACGGCAACTCGGAGTACGTGAACAAGCTGCCCGACTCGTGGTCGGTCTCGGACGCCGCGGACGCCGCCCTGGTGGTGTGCGTCGGCGACACGAAGCTCGGCTCCCGGGTGCAGACCTGCCCGTACACCAGGCTGGACGGCTCCGGCTCGCCGGTGTGGGTGACGTTCTACAAGGTGGCGATCCCGATCCGGGCGTACGAGCTGCGCACCGGCAAGCTGGTGGTACACCGGACGATCCAGATCGGTGGCAGCAGCTGCCCCCAGATCCTGTCGTACACCACCTACGGCGGCTACGACACCGGCCCGGACACCGCGCAGTACGTCACGCCGAGCAGGAGCGGGGTGCGCGCCGCGTTCCGCTCCGCCCTGCACCCGTAA
- a CDS encoding PucR family transcriptional regulator, giving the protein MRLRALLDAPDLRLRLLTGGSHLDRAVRWVYTTDLPDPRRYLTGGELVLTGMLWRHDPADSAAFVAAVADGGIAALAAGYADNEAQSVPDDLIEECRRHDVVLFEVPPDVSFATVTERVVRAVTEGRPGADEERWRDRLHALVATGAGPDEMCTLLTDRTGADCMVLSATGRRIAGADTLADDDRRGLARRYLSAEPLPTTVRLRTDRYALLPVSPRQPRIAGWCLAVAGDLDTDDPAVRGPIGEVCTLLALEWSRQEEARQVADRQGAQLVRLAGSDSAAPADIASRLQVAGFAPDEPIAVVVAAAAGGTPLTALLHEICAGAPDPSLVTGVDGEAVAIVAAGIDRFGELVEHIRTGAEALRPGLSGARVGIGVAAASACAAGLHGALEEARAVRRLGEHRPGQVRVADSGELSSHGLLLATVPDELRRSYTDRLLGPLVAYDAAHRTDLIATLEAFLDCDGSWTRCAARLHLHVNTLRYRIGRIERLTGRDLSTFAGRVDLYLALKLA; this is encoded by the coding sequence GTGCGGCTACGTGCCCTGCTCGACGCGCCGGATCTGCGGCTTCGCCTGCTCACCGGTGGTTCGCACCTGGATCGGGCCGTCCGCTGGGTGTACACGACCGATCTGCCCGATCCGCGCCGTTATCTCACCGGTGGGGAACTTGTGCTCACCGGCATGCTGTGGCGGCACGATCCGGCCGACTCGGCGGCCTTCGTGGCCGCCGTCGCCGACGGCGGCATCGCCGCGCTCGCCGCCGGGTACGCCGACAACGAGGCCCAGTCGGTACCCGACGACCTGATCGAGGAGTGCCGGCGACACGACGTCGTGCTGTTCGAGGTGCCGCCGGACGTCTCGTTCGCGACCGTCACCGAGCGGGTGGTCCGCGCGGTCACCGAGGGCCGGCCCGGCGCCGACGAGGAGCGCTGGCGCGACCGGCTGCACGCCCTGGTCGCCACCGGCGCGGGGCCGGACGAGATGTGCACCCTGCTCACCGACCGTACCGGCGCCGACTGCATGGTGCTGTCCGCCACCGGTCGCCGGATCGCCGGTGCCGACACGCTGGCCGACGACGACCGCCGCGGACTCGCCCGGCGGTACCTGTCCGCCGAGCCGCTGCCGACCACCGTGCGGCTGCGCACCGACCGGTACGCGCTGCTGCCCGTCTCGCCGCGGCAGCCACGCATCGCCGGCTGGTGCCTCGCCGTGGCCGGCGACCTCGACACCGACGACCCGGCGGTACGCGGGCCGATCGGCGAGGTGTGCACGCTGCTGGCGCTGGAGTGGTCCCGGCAGGAGGAGGCGCGCCAGGTCGCCGACCGGCAGGGCGCCCAGCTGGTGCGGCTGGCCGGCTCCGACTCCGCCGCGCCCGCCGACATCGCGTCCCGGCTGCAGGTGGCCGGTTTCGCGCCGGACGAGCCGATCGCGGTGGTGGTCGCCGCGGCCGCCGGCGGGACCCCGCTGACCGCGCTGCTGCACGAGATCTGCGCCGGTGCGCCGGACCCGTCGCTCGTCACCGGGGTCGACGGTGAGGCGGTCGCGATCGTGGCCGCCGGCATCGACCGGTTCGGCGAGCTGGTCGAGCACATCCGTACCGGTGCGGAGGCGCTGCGCCCCGGCCTGTCCGGCGCCCGGGTGGGCATCGGCGTGGCCGCGGCGTCGGCCTGCGCGGCCGGGCTGCACGGCGCGCTGGAGGAGGCCCGCGCGGTACGCCGGCTCGGCGAGCACCGCCCCGGTCAGGTCCGGGTGGCCGACTCCGGCGAGCTGAGCTCGCACGGGCTGCTGCTCGCCACCGTGCCGGACGAGCTGCGCCGCTCGTACACCGACCGGCTGCTCGGCCCGCTCGTCGCGTACGACGCGGCGCACCGCACCGACCTGATCGCCACCCTGGAGGCGTTCCTGGACTGCGACGGATCGTGGACCCGCTGCGCCGCCCGGCTGCACCTGCACGTCAACACGCTGCGGTACCGGATCGGCCGGATCGAGCGGCTGACCGGCCGGGACCTGTCCACGTTCGCCGGCCGGGTCGACCTCTACCTCGCCCTGAAGCTCGCATGA
- a CDS encoding permease, translating into MHTDPAAAVPAPGAAAGRSARTGVVGVAVLAVLAVAGLAWAKWLPYGAKATVLGHTRSWSGASSFAAAGTAPSWSGAVSFTAGYFAAVWRAALVALLVAAAIDALVPRRWLAAVLNRRTRLGQSVAGGAAALPSLMCTCCTAPVTVGLRARGATMTASLAYWLGNPVLNPAVLVFLFLVAPWQFGVVRLLVGVLLVVGGTALVTWLLGDRAAPTLPAAVAVDGRPGPVRLRDLPLRYLTSLGRFAAVLVPEYLLVVFALGWVSGPLARFDGLDARWGVLAVLVCAVVGTALVIPTGGEIPVVLALVAAGAHAGTIGALLITLPALSVPSMVLVGRALSWRATLTMAAAVVVAGLLAAALLAALG; encoded by the coding sequence ATGCACACCGACCCGGCCGCAGCCGTCCCGGCGCCCGGAGCTGCGGCCGGGCGCAGCGCGCGTACCGGTGTCGTCGGCGTCGCCGTGCTCGCGGTGCTGGCGGTGGCCGGGCTGGCCTGGGCGAAGTGGCTGCCGTACGGTGCGAAGGCGACAGTGCTCGGGCACACCCGGTCCTGGTCCGGCGCCTCGTCGTTCGCGGCTGCCGGTACGGCGCCGTCCTGGTCCGGCGCGGTGTCCTTCACCGCCGGCTACTTCGCCGCGGTGTGGCGGGCCGCGCTGGTGGCGCTGCTGGTGGCCGCAGCGATCGACGCGCTGGTGCCGCGGCGCTGGCTCGCAGCGGTACTGAACCGGCGCACCCGGCTCGGCCAGTCCGTCGCGGGCGGTGCCGCCGCGCTGCCGAGCCTGATGTGCACCTGCTGCACGGCGCCGGTCACGGTCGGGCTGCGCGCGCGGGGTGCGACGATGACCGCGAGCCTCGCCTACTGGTTGGGCAATCCGGTGCTCAACCCGGCCGTACTGGTGTTCCTGTTCCTGGTCGCCCCGTGGCAGTTCGGCGTGGTACGGCTGCTCGTCGGGGTGCTGCTCGTCGTCGGGGGCACCGCGCTGGTCACCTGGCTGCTCGGGGACCGGGCGGCACCGACGCTGCCGGCCGCTGTCGCGGTGGACGGGCGGCCCGGGCCGGTGCGGCTGCGCGACCTGCCGCTGCGGTACCTGACCTCGCTCGGCCGGTTCGCCGCCGTGCTGGTCCCGGAGTACCTGCTGGTGGTGTTCGCGCTCGGCTGGGTCAGCGGACCGCTCGCCCGGTTCGACGGACTGGACGCCCGGTGGGGAGTTCTCGCCGTGCTGGTGTGCGCGGTGGTCGGTACGGCGCTGGTGATACCCACCGGCGGGGAGATCCCGGTGGTGTTGGCGCTCGTCGCCGCCGGCGCGCACGCCGGCACGATCGGCGCGTTGCTGATCACGCTGCCGGCGCTGAGCGTGCCGTCGATGGTGCTGGTCGGCCGGGCTCTGTCCTGGCGGGCGACGCTGACGATGGCGGCCGCGGTCGTGGTCGCCGGCCTGCTCGCCGCTGCCCTGCTCGCCGCCCTCGGCTGA
- a CDS encoding DUF1684 domain-containing protein, with protein MESRTDAGTALQLADWRRTVAELYAQVRAAAEPAAGHARWRVGRDALFTRHPQSPLAATDPLRDTGLPYWPYDPALRFEVPVTPPDAPQRRDVDTGADGVTSYELLGSVRLPAPVSGTLAVWWTRQYGGGLFLPVRDGTAGRTSYGAGRYLLDTAKGADLGGAGDRLVLDLNFLYHPSCRYDDSWVCPLAPAENTVTAEIRAGERL; from the coding sequence ATGGAGTCGAGGACCGACGCGGGCACCGCGCTGCAGCTGGCCGACTGGCGCCGCACCGTCGCCGAGCTGTACGCGCAGGTGCGCGCCGCCGCCGAGCCGGCCGCCGGGCACGCCCGGTGGCGGGTGGGCCGCGACGCGCTGTTCACCCGGCATCCGCAGAGCCCGTTGGCGGCCACCGATCCGTTGCGCGACACCGGCCTGCCCTACTGGCCGTACGATCCGGCGCTGCGCTTCGAGGTGCCGGTGACGCCGCCGGACGCGCCGCAGCGGCGCGACGTGGACACCGGCGCCGACGGGGTCACCAGCTACGAGCTGCTCGGTTCGGTGCGGCTGCCCGCGCCGGTCTCCGGCACGCTCGCGGTGTGGTGGACCCGGCAGTACGGCGGCGGGCTGTTCCTGCCGGTGCGCGACGGCACCGCCGGGCGCACCAGCTACGGCGCCGGGCGCTACCTGCTGGACACCGCCAAGGGTGCCGACCTCGGCGGCGCCGGCGACCGGCTGGTGCTCGACCTCAACTTCCTGTACCACCCGTCCTGCCGGTACGACGACAGCTGGGTCTGCCCGCTGGCGCCGGCGGAGAACACCGTCACCGCCGAGATCCGCGCCGGCGAGCGCCTCTGA
- a CDS encoding nucleotidyltransferase family protein, whose amino-acid sequence MSGTTVAGLLLAAGAGRRFGRPKALVPFRGRTLLEHGVALLTGGGCAPVYVVSGAASLSCPGVTVVANPAWRSGMGSSLHTGIAALPAEVEAVVVALVDQPLVGAEAVRRLRAAHRAGARLAVAGYGGEPRNPVLLSREYWPELLASARGDRGARAFLRAHPELVTLVECGDTGSPADIDTPEDLDSLSG is encoded by the coding sequence ATGAGCGGTACGACGGTGGCCGGGCTGCTGCTCGCGGCGGGCGCGGGGCGCCGGTTCGGGCGGCCCAAGGCGCTGGTGCCGTTTCGCGGCCGGACGCTGCTGGAGCACGGCGTTGCCCTGCTGACCGGCGGCGGCTGCGCCCCGGTGTACGTGGTGTCCGGCGCTGCCTCGCTGAGCTGCCCGGGCGTGACCGTGGTGGCCAACCCGGCCTGGCGCAGCGGGATGGGGTCGTCGCTGCACACCGGGATCGCGGCGTTGCCGGCCGAGGTGGAGGCCGTCGTCGTCGCGCTGGTGGACCAGCCGCTCGTCGGGGCCGAGGCGGTGCGCCGGCTGCGCGCCGCGCATCGCGCCGGCGCTCGGCTCGCGGTGGCCGGCTACGGCGGCGAGCCGCGCAATCCGGTGCTGCTGAGCCGGGAGTACTGGCCGGAGCTGCTGGCGTCGGCGCGGGGTGACCGCGGCGCGCGGGCGTTCCTGCGCGCGCACCCGGAGCTGGTGACGCTCGTCGAGTGCGGCGACACCGGTTCACCCGCCGACATCGACACCCCCGAGGACCTCGACTCGCTGTCCGGCTGA